A segment of the Bacillus sp. es.034 genome:
AAATCGGCTCATCGGCAATGATGAAGTCAGGATCTACAGCAAGTGCACGTGCAATCCCGATACGCTGACGTTGTCCACCTGAGAACTCATGCGGATAACGACCGGCATGCTCTTTGTTCAGACCCACTGTTTCCAGTAGCTCATGAACCTTCTTCAAACGTTCTTCCTTGGAAGAAGCCAATCCATGAATATCGATACCCTCAGCAATGATATCGGCTACCTTCATGCGGGGATTCAGACTCGCATAAGGATCCTGGAAGATCATTTGCATTTTACGGTTGAATTTCTTTAATTGAGAGCGTGACTTCTTCCCATGGACATCCTCGCCGTTAAAGAGAACCTGACCGTCCGTCGCATCATAAAGACGAATGATCGTTCGGCCTGTCGTTGACTTCCCACAACCGGATTCTCCAACCAGTCCAAGGGTTTCCCCTTTGTAAATATCAAAACTGATATCATCGACTGCTTTAACCATATTCGGTTTTCCCGGGTTGAAGTACTGCTTTAAGTTCTTAATTTCTAGTAATTTTTCTGCCATTATGAACGAACCCCCTCAACAAGTACCGGCTCTCTATAATTAGATGGCATTTGTCTTTGTCTAACTTTCACTGCTTCTGGTGGCTCAACCTGTGGAGCACTCGGATGCATCAACCAGGATTTTACATAGTGAGTGTCTGATACCTGGTAATATGGCGGCTCCTGCTCGAAATCAACCTTCAGTGCATATTCACTTCGGAGAGCGAATGCATCCCCTTTTGGTGGATTCAACAGATCCGGAGGAGTACCAGGTATCGCGACAAGCTCCTGCTCACCTTCCGTGTCGGTTGTCGGCATCGAACCGATCAATCCCCACGTATACGGGTGACGAGGGTCGTAGAATATTTCATCGACGGTTCCCGTTTCTACAATCTGACCACCATACATGACCGCTACACGATCCGCAACGTTCGCCACCACTCCAAGATCATGGGTGATGAAAATGATGGATGTTTCGATTTTATTTTGAAGATCCTTCATCAGCTCTAGGATCTGTGCCTGAATCGTAACGTCCAATGCCGTTGTCGGTTCATCGGCAATAAGGATTTTAGGATTACATGCAAGAGCGATGGCGATCACGACACGCTGACGCTGTCCACCCGAGAACTGATGCGGATATTGCTTAAAGCGGGTTTCAGGGCT
Coding sequences within it:
- a CDS encoding ATP-binding cassette domain-containing protein, translated to MAEKLLEIKNLKQYFNPGKPNMVKAVDDISFDIYKGETLGLVGESGCGKSTTGRTIIRLYDATDGQVLFNGEDVHGKKSRSQLKKFNRKMQMIFQDPYASLNPRMKVADIIAEGIDIHGLASSKEERLKKVHELLETVGLNKEHAGRYPHEFSGGQRQRIGIARALAVDPDFIIADEPISALDVSIQAQVVNLMQELQKEKGLTYLFIAHDLSMVKYISDRIGVMYYGKLVELTTSDALYKNPLHPYTQSLLSAIPLPDPEYERTRRRKEYNPSVHNYTEDDNLEMREVVPGHFVYCSEKEFAQYQASYKS
- a CDS encoding ABC transporter ATP-binding protein, with protein sequence MKNMSKILEVKDLHVSFNTHGGEVQAVRGVDFHLDKGETLAIVGESGSGKSVTTKALMRLIPNPPGFIKGGEILFEGKDLAKLPEKDMQKIRGKDISMIFQDPMTSLNPTMTIGKQIMEPLVKHQNMSKNDAKKRAIELLKLVGLPSPETRFKQYPHQFSGGQRQRVVIAIALACNPKILIADEPTTALDVTIQAQILELMKDLQNKIETSIIFITHDLGVVANVADRVAVMYGGQIVETGTVDEIFYDPRHPYTWGLIGSMPTTDTEGEQELVAIPGTPPDLLNPPKGDAFALRSEYALKVDFEQEPPYYQVSDTHYVKSWLMHPSAPQVEPPEAVKVRQRQMPSNYREPVLVEGVRS